The following coding sequences are from one Acidobacteriota bacterium window:
- the uvrB gene encoding excinuclease ABC subunit UvrB: protein MEEFKLHSKFKPMGDQPSAINSLVRGIKEGKRDQVLLGVTGSGKTFTMAKVIEKVKRPTIVIAHNKTLAAQLYQEFRSFFPDNAVEYFVSYYDYYQPEAYIPQTDTYIEKDSSINDDIDRMRHSATRSLFERRDVLIVASVSCIYGLGSPEAYHGMLLLLEEGKEMDRHEMIKKLVEIQYTRTNADLLRGTFRARGDILEIFPSYEEKSIRVELFGDKIESIAMVDPLRRIVLEKARRVPVYPNSHYVTPEGQLRDAIRSIREELEQRLHELEAQRKLLEAQRLKQRTLFDLEMIQEIGYCSGIENYSRHLTGRSPGQPPPTLIDYLPDDALIFIDESHQTVPQLKGMYRGDRSRKETLVEYGFRLPSALDNRPLMFEEFEEMRGRTIFVSATPGPYELSKTEGEFSEQVIRPTGLVDPQVEVKPVMNQADDLLAEIRERTKIGDRVLVTTLTKRMAEDLTEYYRQLGVKAKYLHSDIETLERVKILTDLRKGTFDVLIGVNLLREGLDLPEVSLVAILDADKEGFLRSAGSLIQTSGRAARNVRGKVIMYADLMTQSMGRAIAEMRRRREIQQGYNKKHKITPETIVKAIDESVWQICDADYMTVPKQLETIEEFKTIEEIDREIRRLEKEMSRSAEALEFERAAELRDRIRYLKKKILFS, encoded by the coding sequence ATGGAGGAATTCAAGCTTCATTCGAAGTTCAAGCCGATGGGAGACCAGCCTTCTGCAATCAATTCCCTTGTGAGAGGGATCAAAGAAGGGAAGAGGGATCAGGTTCTCCTCGGGGTCACAGGGTCGGGAAAGACATTCACAATGGCAAAAGTGATAGAAAAGGTGAAGCGGCCTACCATAGTGATCGCACACAACAAGACCCTAGCGGCACAGCTTTACCAGGAGTTCAGGTCTTTCTTCCCGGATAATGCAGTTGAATATTTCGTCAGCTACTATGATTACTATCAGCCCGAGGCTTACATTCCGCAGACAGATACCTACATCGAAAAGGATTCCTCCATAAATGATGATATCGACAGGATGCGGCACTCGGCAACGAGGTCTCTCTTCGAGAGAAGAGACGTTCTGATCGTTGCCAGTGTTTCCTGCATATACGGACTTGGATCGCCGGAAGCCTATCACGGGATGCTCCTCCTCCTGGAAGAGGGAAAGGAAATGGACAGGCACGAGATGATCAAGAAACTGGTCGAGATCCAGTACACAAGGACGAATGCCGATCTTCTGAGAGGAACGTTCCGTGCGAGAGGGGACATCCTGGAAATCTTTCCGAGCTATGAGGAGAAGTCGATAAGGGTTGAGCTTTTCGGGGATAAGATCGAATCCATCGCGATGGTGGATCCATTGAGGAGGATTGTCCTGGAAAAGGCAAGAAGGGTTCCCGTCTATCCCAATTCTCATTATGTGACACCGGAAGGACAATTGCGGGATGCCATCCGCAGCATCAGAGAGGAGCTCGAACAGAGACTGCACGAACTCGAGGCGCAGAGAAAACTTCTGGAGGCGCAGAGGCTGAAGCAGAGGACGCTGTTCGACCTGGAGATGATCCAGGAGATCGGGTATTGCAGCGGGATAGAGAACTACTCGCGGCATCTTACGGGAAGGTCTCCCGGGCAACCGCCTCCCACATTGATTGACTATCTTCCGGATGACGCCCTTATCTTTATCGATGAGAGCCATCAGACCGTTCCCCAGTTAAAGGGGATGTACCGCGGAGACAGATCAAGAAAAGAGACTCTGGTCGAGTATGGTTTTCGCCTCCCATCGGCCCTCGATAATAGACCCCTCATGTTCGAGGAGTTCGAGGAGATGAGAGGACGGACCATTTTCGTATCGGCCACGCCGGGACCATACGAGCTTTCGAAGACGGAAGGGGAGTTCTCCGAGCAGGTGATCAGGCCCACCGGGCTCGTAGATCCGCAGGTGGAAGTCAAACCGGTTATGAACCAGGCAGACGATCTGCTTGCGGAGATCAGGGAGAGAACGAAGATAGGGGACAGGGTCCTCGTGACGACGCTGACAAAGAGGATGGCGGAGGATCTCACGGAGTATTACAGGCAGCTTGGTGTGAAAGCGAAATATCTTCACTCCGACATCGAGACGCTCGAACGAGTGAAGATACTGACAGACCTGCGCAAGGGAACGTTCGACGTCTTGATCGGCGTTAATCTTCTGAGAGAGGGGCTGGACCTTCCGGAGGTTTCCCTGGTTGCCATCCTCGATGCGGACAAGGAAGGGTTCCTGAGGTCTGCCGGTTCCCTTATTCAGACATCCGGAAGAGCCGCGAGAAATGTGAGGGGAAAGGTCATCATGTATGCCGATCTCATGACACAGTCGATGGGGAGGGCAATTGCGGAGATGCGGAGGAGGAGAGAGATCCAGCAAGGCTACAACAAGAAGCATAAGATCACTCCTGAGACCATCGTCAAGGCGATAGATGAATCGGTCTGGCAGATCTGCGATGCCGACTATATGACCGTCCCGAAGCAGTTGGAGACGATCGAGGAATTCAAGACGATTGAGGAAATCGACAGGGAGATCAGAAGGCTAGAAAAAGAGATGAGTCGCAGCGCCGAAGCTCTCGAATTCGAAAGAGCAGCAGAACTTCGCGACCGCATCCGCTACCTCAAGAAGAAAATCCTCTTCTCATAG